A segment of the Desulfurispora thermophila DSM 16022 genome:
TGGTGGTGCTGGCCCGGGCCTGGGAACTGGAGCCGGGGGATAATCCCCTCTCCTTCGGGGACGCAGCCAGGGTGGCGGACTGGGCCCGGGAGGGTGTGCAGGCGGCAGTGCGGGCCGGCTTGGTGCGGGGTGATGAGCGGGGGCGGCTGAACCCCACCGCTCCCTTGAACCGGGCCGAGTGTGCCGTGCTGCTGCAGCGGGCCCTGGAGCTGGACAGAGCGCAATAGACCGGGAGAATTGGCCGAGGAACGGACGGTAATGTTGAACAAGAATATCTGTCTGCCGGCCTGAAAGTGGTACAAAATCGCTCAGGGGCTGGCTGTAGGGGTGCGTTTAATGAGTTTGTGGCGCAAAGCACTGACCTATCTGCTGCCCCTGTTTCTGCTGCTGGCTGCCCTGCTGGGGCCTCTTCTGTACAACCAGTGGAGCGGTGTGGAGCAAACAGCGGGACAGGGGGTAGCGCAACAGCAACAACAGGAGGCAGGCGGCCAGGGTGGCCGGGTATCTGCCGGGTCTGGACTACCGGCTTATACAGACTCTGATGTCGGCCAATCTCCGGCTGGCAGCTGTGCCCCGGTGCCGGCCACTCCGGCCAGCGCTTCTGGCCGTACGCCGACCGGCGGTGTGTCTCAGGCCGCTCCCCAAAAAAAGGCAGCTGCATCTTTCGAGGTTAATAATACAGCAGGATCTGTGCCCGGCAGCAGGGTGGGTGCAGCAGTGGGCGGCAGCGCTCAGAACACAGGGGCGGACAAGTCTCCACCGGCACCTGCTGCCGCTGCCGGCAGCGAGGTAGGGCAAGATGGAGGAACAGCCGGTACGGTGGGCCTGGCGGTGGTGGGCCGCCGGGGCGAGCTGATTTACGGTCCGGCACTTTTGCCCTTGCCGCCCGGGCGGCAGCCCAGCGCTCTGGAATTGCTGGATCTGGCCGGCCTGCCCTACCAGCTATCGCCCCGCTTTCCCGGTTTTGTGACCGCCATTGCCGGGCAGGAAAACAAAGGCCAGTCGGGCTGGATGTACAAGGTGAACCAGGAGATACCCGCCTGCACGGCCGATCGCAAAGTGCTGCAGCCCGGAGACAGGGTAATCTGGTGGTACAGTAACAAAATGGGCGACCCCGTGCCCCGCTGGGAGGATTTGAAAAAATAGAAGATGTGGCAAAAGCTTTTTTATCAGGACAGAGGGGTGTTTATGCAGAGCTGGCACCCGCTGGCGGCGCTGGTCTACCTGGGGGCGCTGCTGGTGCTGAGCCTGGTCCTGGATCATCCTTTCTATCTGCTGGCTGCCCTGGGCCTGGCGGCAGGTGGCGTTGTGGCGGCGGGCGCACTACAGGCCGGAGAGCTTTTCCTGCGCCCCGGTCTGTACATGGCAGCCCTGGCCGCTTTGCTCAATCCGCTGCTCATTCGCTCGGGCCAGACCGTGCTTTTTTACCTGCCCCTGCCGGGGCGACCGCCCTTCACCATGGAAGCGCTCTGTTACGGCGCGGCCAGCGGGGTGCGCCTGCTGGCCGTGCTGGGCATTTTCTGCTTGTTCAACCAGATCATTCATCCCGACCGCCTGCTGGGCCTGCTGGCCCGGCCGGCCCGGCGCTTTTCTCTTTTGCTGGCGCTGAGCACCCGCCTGGTGCCCCGCATGGCTCTGGCCCTGCACAATATTGTGGAAGTGCAGACCCTGCGCGGGGTGGATTTCCGCCGGGGGAGCCTGAAGGAGCGGGCGGGTAAATATCTGACGGTTTTCAATATTTTGCTGCTCACGGCCCTGGAGAACGCTTTTCAGACCGCGGAAGCCATGCAGGCGCGCGCCCTGGGCAGCGGCCCGGCCAGCCGTTACAGCCGGGAGAAATGGCGGCGGCGGGACACTCTGGTGACCGGCAGCAGCCTGCTGGCCCTGGGGCTGACGGCCTGGGCGGCCATAAGCGGCGCGGTTGCCTTTCACTACTACCCGCGCCTTTCCCGCCCGCTGGCCGGGAAGGAAAGCGGGGCCGTCCTGCTGGCCCTGCTCCTGCTGCTGGGCTGGCCGGCTCTGGCGGGATGGGGGGAAAAACATTGGCGTTACTGGAAGTCAAAGACCTGACATATTACTACCCGGCTGCGGAGCGCCCGGCCCTGCAGGGAATAAATTTAAGTATCCAGCCGGGTGAATTTGTGCTTTTGCTGGGGGGTTCGGGCAGCGGCAAGTCCACCCTGGCCCGGGCCCTGGCCGGTCTGGTGCCCGAGTTTTACGGCGGGCGGATGGGGGGCGAGGTGTTTTTCCAGGGCTGCCCCTTAAGCCGGATGGATCAAAGGCAGCTGGCCCGCCGGGTGGGCATTGTTTTTCAGGAGCCGGAAAACCAGCTGGTCATGCTCAGCGCCGAGGCCGAGCTGGCTTTCGGGCTGGAAAACCTGGGGCTTAAGTCGGGCGAGATGCGCCAGCGGGTGGCCGAAGTGCTGGGTTTTCTGGGCCTGCAGGATGCGGCCCGGCGCTTTTCCGCCACCCTGTCGGGCGGTGAAAAGCAAAAGCTGGCCATTGGTGCCGTGCTGGCCATGCAACCCCGGGTGCTGATACTGGATGAGCCCACTTCCCAGCTGGATCCGCCGGCGGCGGAGGAGATTCTGCAACTGCTCAGGCGCCTGCACGAGGATTTTGCTTTGACCATTGTGCTGGTGGAACAGCGCCTGGAGCGTTGTTATCACCTGGCCGACCGGGTGGTGCTGCTGGAAGAAGGGCGCCTGGTCTACCAGGGGCCACCGGCCGCCGCAGCCGCCTGGCAGGCGCGGCAGGGCTGGCCATTTGTGCCTTCCCTGGCCGCGTTGTTTGCCCGCGCCGGGGTGGCAGAGCCGCCCTTAACCGTGGGGCAGGCCCGGCGCCTGCTGGGGCAAATGGGCGAGGAACAGCGGCAGGCCGTGTGGCGGGCGGCGGCGGAGGCCGGGTTTTTTTCTTACCGGCGGCACAAAACTGCCCGGCAGCCATCCCTTTTAGAGGCGCGGGGGGTGTGGTTCGCCTATCCGGAAAAGGGCGATGTGCTGCGCGGGGTGGACCTGCAGCTGGCGCCCGGCAATATTCTGGCCCTGCTCGGCCCCAACGGAGCGGGTAAGACCACTCTTTTAAAGGTGCTCACCGGCCTGCTCCAACCGGCCGCCGGCCGGGTGCTGGTGCAGGGGAAGGATTTGGCCGCCATTCCCCGCAGCTCGGTCGGTCGCCTGGTGGGCTATCTTTCCCAGCAGCCAGGCGACTACCTTTACCACAACACACTGGAGGAAGAGATCCAGTTTACCCGGCGCAACCTGGGGCTGGAGATCAGCGAGCAGCACACGCGGCAGTTACTGGCCGCACTGAAACTGGAGGAGTACAGGCAGTGCCACCCCCGGGATTTAAGCAGCGGCCAGCGCCAGCGGGCCGCCCTGGCTGCCGTGCTGGCCGCCGACCCGCCCCTGCTGCTGCTGGACGAACCTACCCGCGGTCTGGATGCCCGCTTGAAAAAGGGGCTGGGTGAATTGCTGAAAAGGCTGGCCGGTGAGGGGCGGGGCATTATACTGGTCACCCATGATGTGGAGTTTGCCGCTAGTTACGCTCAGCAGGTGGCTCTGCTGTTTGCCGGTGAAATTGTGGCGCAGGGGGAGGCGGCGCCGGTGCTGGGTCGTTCGTTGTTTTATGCTCCCCAGGTCAGCCGTCTTTGGCGCTTTGAGCGGGAGAATGAAGGCACGCCCGAACGGGAAGCAATTACTACAGATCGATGCTTTTAGCTTGTGAATGGCCTGGGGAGGGTGCTCTCAGGAGGTGGCCGCAGGTGAATTGGTTGGCCTTGGGAATAAAATTGGCTCGCTGGCGGGGCTTGCTCTGCTGCGGCGCCGTGCTGGCGCTCATCGCCTGCAGCATGGTGCCCGGTGCGCCCCTGGCCGGCCAGCCCTGGGAGTGGCTGCTGGCCGAGGTGATGGCACTGCTCATTCTCTATGCTATCTGGGATCTGGAGGGCAGCCGCCTTTCCGCCCGTGAGCTGGCCGTGCCCGCCGTGCTGGGCGCCGTGGCCGCGGCCGGGCGGGTGGCGCTGGCGGCCGTGCCCGGCGTGCAGCCGGTGACCTTTCTGGTTATCGCCAGCGGCTATGTGCTGGGGGCGCGGGCGGGCTGGCTGGTGGGTGGCTGTGCCGTGCTGGCCTCCAACTTTTTTCTGGGACACGGCCCCTGGACACCCTACCAGATGGTGAGCTGGGGCCTGGCCGGAGCCAGCGCCGCGCTGCTGGCCCGCCTGCGGCCCGCGGTAAGCCCGTGGCTGCTGGCCGGTTTTTGCTTTATCTGGGGCTATTTGTACGGCTGGATCATGAACCTGTGGTTCTGGCTCAACTTTGTGGCCGTGCACAACTGGCCGTCCTTTCTGGGCGCTTACGCCGCCAGCTTCTGGCTGGATACTCTGCACGCCCTGGGCAACGCCTTTTTCTGCCTCACCTGCGGGCGGGCTACTCTGGGCATTTTGCAGCGGGCCCGCCGCCGGCTGACTGTGCAGCGGTTGGAGGAGGTGGGGCAGCACTCTCCGCCGCAGCGCCAGTGAAGGCCCGGCCCGCAAGGAAAATGTTGATGTCGGGCAATAACAATGTGCTCAAAAGGTGCCCCCACATGTTTACAAAGGTGGGAAATGCCGTGTTTGTCGAATACCCCTGCTGGATGCCGGTGCACTGTCTTTCCGATATCTACTGCTTTATTTTCCAGGGTCACACCTTTTTGATCGCCGCCGTGCGGCCGCTCAAGGTGTTGAGTTCGGCCGTGCTGGGCGGGGAAAAGCAAACCGTCCGTTATATTTTTAACCATACGGTGGACAGGGATTACGCTTCGCCCCATCCGGAACGCGATCTGGCCGCCCTGGCCGGCCGCATGGGGCTGGGCGAGCAGGCTGTGGGGTTGATGACCGCGGTGGATGTGCGGCACACGGTGAGCCAGGTGGAGCAGCACGGTGAACTGGTGGTGGCTGTTTTCGCCACGGCCGGCGTGGCCAACCTGTGCTCGGCCGGTGTGGCCGCACCCTGGCCGCCCGGGGAGCGGGGAGGATGCGCTGCGCCTGCCCACGCCGGGCGGGGTGATTGTGGTGTACAAGCCCCTCCGGTACAGACGGGCTTCTCTGGAGCAGACCGGGAGGAGGGCGGGGCAAGCGGTCGGTTCGGGCAACAATATCGGCCAGGTACTATAAACATCATTGTACTGGTGGACGGCCATCTTAGCCGCTCTGCCATGGTCAATGCAGTGATCACGGCCACCGAAGCCAAGGCGCTGGCCGTGCAGCAGGCCGGATTATGCCTGCCCGATGGTCGTCCGGCCACCGGCACCACCACCGACGCGCTGGTCATCGCCTGCACCGGCCGGGGGCCGCTTTTGCCTTATGCCGGTGCGGCCACTGTCCTGGGCAGTATGATCGGTGGGGCGGTTTACCGGGCGGTGGAGCAGGGCATTGACCGCTACCGGGCAGCCAAGGGTGGCTGAGTAAAAAGTAATAGCTGTTCGGTACATTCATTTCCGCCCTGAAGCCCCGGGAAAAAAAGGAGGAAAATAACCCACTGTCCGCCGAGATGTTCGGCGGGCTTTTTCATTTGGCATGCCAGCACAAATATTCAGAATTGAAGGAATTGGGATGTGGAAAGCGAAATCTTTTACAGGGCAGTATGCTGGATATATTTCGTCAGAAATGGGGGCCTGATCAAAATGCGCCTGGGCTATTTTTGCAGCTACACTCCCGAGGAAATACTGCTGGCCGCCGGTTGCCAGCCGGTACGGCTTTTCCCCACCTGTGCGCCTGGGGACAAGGCTGAGCGGCACTTGCAAAATTTTGCCTGCGGCTATGCCCGCAGCGCGCTGGAATATGTGCTGGGCGGAACCATGGAGGGGTTGGACGGCGTGATTATCCCGGCCGCCTGTGACTCCATGCGGGCGGTGGCGGAGATTTTGCGCCTGAACTTTCCCGCCCGCTTTGTGTTTTTTCTCAACCTGCCCCTGCGCCTGGACAGCCCGGGGGCCGGACAGTTCTATGTCAGTGAGCTGACCGCGCTTAAGCGGGCCCTGGAGAAACATACCGGGCGTACGGTGACGGCACGGCGGCTGGCGGATGCCATGGCACTCACCGCCCGCTTTCAGGCGGGGCTGTGGCAACTGTGGTACGGGGTAAAACAAACAATTGCCGCAGATGTCGTGCCGGGAATAGTACCTCCGGCGGCGGAAGGGGCAGCATCTGAGCAGTGCGGGGAATCTGCTGGAGGGGACGATATTGATGCTGGCTGGCCTGCGGTGCGCCGCTTTGCTCTCCTGCAGCGCTGGCTAAGCCAGGACCGGCAGGCAGCGCTGGCCGAGCTGCAGCAGCTGCTGAGCGAGTTGCCCGCTGGTGCGGGGGAAGGGGCGACAGGTGGCCGTGTGCTGGCCGTTGGCGCCAGTCTGGCCGATGTGGCCTGGTTGGAGATACTGGAGAAGGGTGGCCTGCAGGTGGTGGGTGACGACCTGTGCAGCGGTAGCCGTTATTTTATGAGCGTTCTTCAAACCGTTCCTGCCAGGCCGGGGCCGGATGAGGATCTGAACGCTTTGCTTGAACAGCTGGCCGAGCGCTATGTCCACCGTGTACCCTGCCCCACCAAATACCCTTCAGCAAAACGCCAGGCTTTCTGGCAGTGGCTCTACCGGCACTGCCGGCCCCGGGGCGTGGTCTATTTCCAGAACATCTACTGTGAGCCGCACGGCTTTGATTTACCCCACTTGAAAGCCTGGTGGGCGGAAAAGGGCCTGCCGCTGCTGCGCCTGGATGTGGAACCGGGCCGGCCGCCCGGCGAGGCCGAACTGACGCGGGTGCAGGCTTTTGCCGAAATGCTGGGGGGTGCGGGGGCATGAAAAGCAAAAAACTCAAGTGTGCGGGGCAGCTGAAAAACCTGGGCATGGGCTATTACATGGGGGCCATGGCGGCCAAGAGCGCCGGTCAGCCCGTGGCCTGGATCACCAGCGGTGCGCCGGTGGAAATGCTTTACGCCCACGGTGTCTTCCCCTTTTATCCGGAGAACTACGGCACACTGTGCGGCAGTCGCCGCCAGTCCCAGGAGCTGTGTCAGGCCGCCGAGGCCCACGGTTATAACCAGGATCTCTGCTCATATGCCCGTTGCACCCTGGGCTCAGTGCTGGAGGGCAAAGGGCCGCTGGGGCCGTTGCCGCCCCCCGACTTACTGGTGACGGCCAAGAACATCTGCCACACCGTGATCAAATGGTGGGAAGTGCTGGCCCGTCACTATAATTGCCCGCTCTTTGTGCTGGACACGCCCTTTGTGCGGGGCGAGGTCACGCCGCAGCAGCTGGATTATGTGGCCGGGCAACTGCGCGAACTGGCCGACTTTCTGGAGCGGGTTACCGGACGCCCCTTCGATCTGGATAAATTCCGGGCCACCCTGGAGTTGGCCGACCGGGGGGCCGCCCTGTGGCAGCAGGTGCTGGACAGCCGCCGCCACCGTCCCTGCCCGCTCACCTCGCTGGACATGTTCACGGGCATGTTCCCCATTGTCACCCTGCGGGGCACCGAGTACTGCCCGCAGTTTTACAGTGTCCTGCTGTCCGAAGTGCAGGAAAGAATAGCCGCCGGTGAGGGAGCGGTGGAGGGGGAAAAGCACCGCCTGCTCTGGGACAACATCGCCATCTGGTATAACTTCGGCCTGATGGAGCATTTCCACGCCCGGGGCGCCGTCTTTGTGGCCGAAACCTACACCGCGGCCTGGGGGCATTACCGCTTCGCGGTAGATGAGGGCGACATATGGCAGACCTACGCCCGGCCCTATACCGAAACGCTGTTGAATATCGACCTGGACCTGCGCTATGCCCAGATGGCCAGGGCCATCCGCGACTTTGTTATTGACGGTGTGGTGTTGCACTCCAACCGCAGCTGCAAGACCTACTCCCTGGGCCAGCTGGATCTGGCCCGCCGCCTGCAGAGCGAGCTGGGTATACCCGTGCTGCTGCTGGAGGCCGACATGACCGATCCCCGCGCCTTTGCCGAAGGCCCGGCCCTCACCCGGATAGAGGCTTTTCTGGAGATGCTGGGGTAGGAAACCGAGGAATGTCAGGTGAAGAATACATGTCCAGACTCCATTTTACCCGTCGGGAGTTAACCAGAGCGTATAAAACGCATTACGAAACCTATTTGTCATTGCAGGAGGAAAAGGGAGGAAGCACTGCTCTGTTGCTTTTTTATGCTGTAGAATGCGGCCTAAAGGCCGTTTGGATGAAGCGAAAAAATTGCGAAGAAACCCAAAAATGTCCGAATGTGATCGATTTCAGCCATGACTTGAATAGGATTTTAAGAGAGCTAAAGGTGAGACCGGAGCTTTTATTGCCCAGGGGTAGAGTTGCCAAGAAACAAAGAACAGTGGATGTAAAATATCTTAATCAGGCTTTTAGATATGGTTATAATATAGAAAACCAACATAACATTATACAGGGTTTGCTCCGGATAGTTGATTGGATGAAAGGGGAGATTTAATGTAAATGAAATTTCTTACCTGGCTGGATGTGGATATGTTTGTTCAGCAAAAGAGATATACACAAGAAAATTGGCCGGAATTCATTAATGATATGCGGGTTTATGTAGATGCACTGGAGGTTTACATTCCAGATGAGAAATATCTGGAACCAGCACGCAAGGTGCTGATAGAATGGTTTAAAGATTGGTATGATTCAGAAAAAAACCTGATTTATTTAGCCAGTGTTGAGCAGGGCGGTTTGGAGGTTTATTTTGAAATTAGTGAAACAAAATCGGTAACTGACAGGGTAAAGCCGTTCAAGCCCTTTTTTAGCCAGGTAAAATTGTTTCCGGAAAATATACATGAATTATCAGGTAATCGGGCGCTTTTCACCGAGGAAGTATTTCCGGTTCCGTTAACTTCTCATGCCAAATTATTTGCTTTTTATTCTTTTAAAGGTGGGGTAGGAAGAACCCTCCATTTGGTGGCAACGGTTAAATCTTTATTGGAGAAAATGGCTCCTCGGGAAAAAGAGGGGCAAATTTTAATAGTCGATGCTGATCTGGAGGCTCCGGGATTGACCTGGTGGGCCAGGGATACTGGAAATGTAGCCGATTTTTCGTTGTTGGATCTGCTAGCCATGGTCCATTATGATCCTTCGCCCGACTATCAAGGAACTATAAACTTTGCTCAAAAAGTGTTGAGTGGAGCAAGCTGGGATTTTGGATATAGCAAGTGTTATTTTTTGCCTGCCTTCAGGGATCACGATCAACTGCTCAGATATCCGCTGCGACCCGAAAATTTGCTCAATGACCCGCAAAGGAGCTGGATTATAGGGGACCTGCTTTTTCGGTTGGGCGAAGCGCTGGGCGTAAAATATATATTTGTGGATCTGCGGGCTGGTTTGTCAGAGCTAGCTTCTCCATTGCTATTTGATCCCCGGGTAATTAGAGTAATTGTTACCAGTTTTTCTAAACAATCTCTGGATGGTACCGAGTTGGTGATAAAACAGTTATCCAAAGTAGTTCCTCCTTTTGAGCGGGTCAATGCAGGAGAATATTATGATCCCGCGGTGGTATTTTCCATGGTACCCAAAGAGTTGTCCGAAACCCAAATTTTTAATGACTGCATTGAGAGAATTATTTCTCTTTATCCAGACCGGGAACAGGTGGATCTGGGAACACCAACCAGAATCAGCGCTATTTCTACTTTTTTTGCTCAGGAGTTATTATATCTGGATAGTTTGGACTCGGCGTTGAATAAATTGAATGGCACGTCTGTCTTAAAGAAAATGAATGATTATATTACGGCTTTTTATGAAGGAGGGGAAAAACCGGCATCGGCTCCTTACGACGATAGGCAGATCAAACGCAAATTGGGTGAACTGAAGAAGGTGAGTGAAAAACTGGAATATGCCGAATCGGGCGGTGGTAGAGGCTTTTTGCCAACCCAGCCGATATATGAGCTGGGAAAGAAGTTTGTTCAACAGTTGCCATTGGCAGTAATGATTGGCTCAAAGGGTTCCGGAAAAACATATTTGTTTGTACAATTGTTGAACGCAGTCAGCTGGGGAGGCTTTTGCCGGGCATTATCCGAGAATGGCATAGCTAACGTAAACAGGTGGGCCTGTGATTTGAATGAGGAGCAAGCATTATTTTTTCCTTTGCTCGAGCCGGGCAATTTACAGGAAGTACCTGCAAAAATGGCCCAGGAGGCCCGGATGAAAGTGTTGAATAGGCTGGGTAAGAACAGCCTTTTCAGACGATTTAATATTATTGACATGTTGCGTGAAGCATTAAATTTACAAACTAACTGGCATATTTCGGAATGGCGGAATTTTTGGGTGCATCTGATTGGTAAGGCCCTGGATTTGCCGGAAAAAGGGGGCAGTGACTGGTTTACCCTTGATGAAATCCAAAGTACGCTAAAAAAGAACCACTTGAGAATAATTGTCATTATTGATGGTTTGGAAGAGATATTTCAGGAGATAAAAAGTAGCTACCGGCAGCAAATAGCCTTGTATGGTTTGCTGGAATTGCCCAGGGTTTTAAGTGATTTCAGGGAAAACAGTTTGGGCTTGATTTGCTTTGTGCGGCGCGATTTGGTAAAAGCCTCCATTAAACAAAATACCGAGCAGTTTGAAAATTATTATAAAAATTTTGTCCTTTCCTGGAATGCGGAAGATGCTTTGCGGCTGGTGCTCTGGTTATGTAATCAAGCCAGGGTTGTTGATATTCCTGTGGAACAGCTGCTGCAAATGGATCTTGACGACCTGGTAAAAGGGCTATATCCGGTTTGGGGCCGCAAGCTGGGAAAAGATAACTCCAAAGAAGCCAGTACGGCAAACTGGGTGCTGGCTGTACTCTCCGATTTTAATGGTCAGCTGCAGGCCCGGGATTTGGTGCGGTTTATGAAATATGCTGCCGAGGGAAGCAGGAAAGTAATCAATTATAAAGATCGTCTGTTGCAGCCGGCGGGTATCAGGGAGGCTATCGGTCCGTGCAGTGAGAAGAAGATCGAAGAATATGAGCAGGAATTTGCTAATTTAAAAAAAGTATTTGATAAATTGAGATCTATTGACAAAACGTTTAAAAAAGTGCCTTTTAGTGTAGATCGTCTGAAACTATCCCTCCAGGAAATTGATTTGCTGGAAGCAGCGGGTGTGATCCAGGAAGTAGGGGATCGCTATTATATTCATGAGATTTTCCGCCGCGGCCTGGGTTTTGAACTGGAACGGGGGGCCCGCCCGAAAGTTTTGGCATTGAAAAAGAAGCACCTTCCCGCTACCTCATGAAGCGGCTATTGGGGGGAGCTTCAGGACACAGCCATTTAATATCATTAACTGGTTGCATTCGCCAGTATCCGATGCAAATGGCCGATCAGCAGCAGAAAGAGCAGTCTGCCGGTCGGCCATTTTGCTTAACCCGGTTATCCGAGATCTACCCGGCGCGGATTTTCGCCGGACTGGTGGGCTGGCGGTGTGAGTGAGGAGAAAGTGCAGCGGCAGGTAGGGGGGCAGGAGCCGCACTGGCAACTGCCGCGTCGTTTCAGCCAGCTGCGCATGCCCAGGAAACTGGCTGC
Coding sequences within it:
- a CDS encoding 2-hydroxyacyl-CoA dehydratase subunit D, whose product is MRLGYFCSYTPEEILLAAGCQPVRLFPTCAPGDKAERHLQNFACGYARSALEYVLGGTMEGLDGVIIPAACDSMRAVAEILRLNFPARFVFFLNLPLRLDSPGAGQFYVSELTALKRALEKHTGRTVTARRLADAMALTARFQAGLWQLWYGVKQTIAADVVPGIVPPAAEGAASEQCGESAGGDDIDAGWPAVRRFALLQRWLSQDRQAALAELQQLLSELPAGAGEGATGGRVLAVGASLADVAWLEILEKGGLQVVGDDLCSGSRYFMSVLQTVPARPGPDEDLNALLEQLAERYVHRVPCPTKYPSAKRQAFWQWLYRHCRPRGVVYFQNIYCEPHGFDLPHLKAWWAEKGLPLLRLDVEPGRPPGEAELTRVQAFAEMLGGAGA
- a CDS encoding ABC transporter ATP-binding protein, with the translated sequence MALLEVKDLTYYYPAAERPALQGINLSIQPGEFVLLLGGSGSGKSTLARALAGLVPEFYGGRMGGEVFFQGCPLSRMDQRQLARRVGIVFQEPENQLVMLSAEAELAFGLENLGLKSGEMRQRVAEVLGFLGLQDAARRFSATLSGGEKQKLAIGAVLAMQPRVLILDEPTSQLDPPAAEEILQLLRRLHEDFALTIVLVEQRLERCYHLADRVVLLEEGRLVYQGPPAAAAAWQARQGWPFVPSLAALFARAGVAEPPLTVGQARRLLGQMGEEQRQAVWRAAAEAGFFSYRRHKTARQPSLLEARGVWFAYPEKGDVLRGVDLQLAPGNILALLGPNGAGKTTLLKVLTGLLQPAAGRVLVQGKDLAAIPRSSVGRLVGYLSQQPGDYLYHNTLEEEIQFTRRNLGLEISEQHTRQLLAALKLEEYRQCHPRDLSSGQRQRAALAAVLAADPPLLLLDEPTRGLDARLKKGLGELLKRLAGEGRGIILVTHDVEFAASYAQQVALLFAGEIVAQGEAAPVLGRSLFYAPQVSRLWRFERENEGTPEREAITTDRCF
- a CDS encoding energy-coupling factor transporter transmembrane component T, whose amino-acid sequence is MQSWHPLAALVYLGALLVLSLVLDHPFYLLAALGLAAGGVVAAGALQAGELFLRPGLYMAALAALLNPLLIRSGQTVLFYLPLPGRPPFTMEALCYGAASGVRLLAVLGIFCLFNQIIHPDRLLGLLARPARRFSLLLALSTRLVPRMALALHNIVEVQTLRGVDFRRGSLKERAGKYLTVFNILLLTALENAFQTAEAMQARALGSGPASRYSREKWRRRDTLVTGSSLLALGLTAWAAISGAVAFHYYPRLSRPLAGKESGAVLLALLLLLGWPALAGWGEKHWRYWKSKT
- a CDS encoding 2-hydroxyacyl-CoA dehydratase subunit D, translated to MKSKKLKCAGQLKNLGMGYYMGAMAAKSAGQPVAWITSGAPVEMLYAHGVFPFYPENYGTLCGSRRQSQELCQAAEAHGYNQDLCSYARCTLGSVLEGKGPLGPLPPPDLLVTAKNICHTVIKWWEVLARHYNCPLFVLDTPFVRGEVTPQQLDYVAGQLRELADFLERVTGRPFDLDKFRATLELADRGAALWQQVLDSRRHRPCPLTSLDMFTGMFPIVTLRGTEYCPQFYSVLLSEVQERIAAGEGAVEGEKHRLLWDNIAIWYNFGLMEHFHARGAVFVAETYTAAWGHYRFAVDEGDIWQTYARPYTETLLNIDLDLRYAQMARAIRDFVIDGVVLHSNRSCKTYSLGQLDLARRLQSELGIPVLLLEADMTDPRAFAEGPALTRIEAFLEMLG
- a CDS encoding adenosylcobinamide amidohydrolase: MFVEYPCWMPVHCLSDIYCFIFQGHTFLIAAVRPLKVLSSAVLGGEKQTVRYIFNHTVDRDYASPHPERDLAALAGRMGLGEQAVGLMTAVDVRHTVSQVEQHGELVVAVFATAGVANLCSAGVAAPWPPGERGGCAAPAHAGRGDCGVQAPPVQTGFSGADREEGGASGRFGQQYRPGTINIIVLVDGHLSRSAMVNAVITATEAKALAVQQAGLCLPDGRPATGTTTDALVIACTGRGPLLPYAGAATVLGSMIGGAVYRAVEQGIDRYRAAKGG
- a CDS encoding KGGVGR-motif variant AAA ATPase; its protein translation is MKFLTWLDVDMFVQQKRYTQENWPEFINDMRVYVDALEVYIPDEKYLEPARKVLIEWFKDWYDSEKNLIYLASVEQGGLEVYFEISETKSVTDRVKPFKPFFSQVKLFPENIHELSGNRALFTEEVFPVPLTSHAKLFAFYSFKGGVGRTLHLVATVKSLLEKMAPREKEGQILIVDADLEAPGLTWWARDTGNVADFSLLDLLAMVHYDPSPDYQGTINFAQKVLSGASWDFGYSKCYFLPAFRDHDQLLRYPLRPENLLNDPQRSWIIGDLLFRLGEALGVKYIFVDLRAGLSELASPLLFDPRVIRVIVTSFSKQSLDGTELVIKQLSKVVPPFERVNAGEYYDPAVVFSMVPKELSETQIFNDCIERIISLYPDREQVDLGTPTRISAISTFFAQELLYLDSLDSALNKLNGTSVLKKMNDYITAFYEGGEKPASAPYDDRQIKRKLGELKKVSEKLEYAESGGGRGFLPTQPIYELGKKFVQQLPLAVMIGSKGSGKTYLFVQLLNAVSWGGFCRALSENGIANVNRWACDLNEEQALFFPLLEPGNLQEVPAKMAQEARMKVLNRLGKNSLFRRFNIIDMLREALNLQTNWHISEWRNFWVHLIGKALDLPEKGGSDWFTLDEIQSTLKKNHLRIIVIIDGLEEIFQEIKSSYRQQIALYGLLELPRVLSDFRENSLGLICFVRRDLVKASIKQNTEQFENYYKNFVLSWNAEDALRLVLWLCNQARVVDIPVEQLLQMDLDDLVKGLYPVWGRKLGKDNSKEASTANWVLAVLSDFNGQLQARDLVRFMKYAAEGSRKVINYKDRLLQPAGIREAIGPCSEKKIEEYEQEFANLKKVFDKLRSIDKTFKKVPFSVDRLKLSLQEIDLLEAAGVIQEVGDRYYIHEIFRRGLGFELERGARPKVLALKKKHLPATS
- a CDS encoding DUF4430 domain-containing protein — protein: MSLWRKALTYLLPLFLLLAALLGPLLYNQWSGVEQTAGQGVAQQQQQEAGGQGGRVSAGSGLPAYTDSDVGQSPAGSCAPVPATPASASGRTPTGGVSQAAPQKKAAASFEVNNTAGSVPGSRVGAAVGGSAQNTGADKSPPAPAAAAGSEVGQDGGTAGTVGLAVVGRRGELIYGPALLPLPPGRQPSALELLDLAGLPYQLSPRFPGFVTAIAGQENKGQSGWMYKVNQEIPACTADRKVLQPGDRVIWWYSNKMGDPVPRWEDLKK